From one Triticum urartu cultivar G1812 chromosome 3, Tu2.1, whole genome shotgun sequence genomic stretch:
- the LOC125542656 gene encoding cleavage stimulation factor subunit 77 yields MDIYNVEAAEILAHETLNLPIGEAAPIYEKLLATFPTAAKYWKQYVESYIVTNDEETAKQIFSRCLLTCPHINLWRCYINFIKKVNSKRGSEGLEETKKAFDFMLNYVGNDVASGPVWMEYIAFLKSMPVMTPQEESHRMTTIRKVYQKAILVPTSHVEQLWKDYDNFENSVSRTLAKGLLSEYQPKFNSAKAVYRERKKYIDDIDWNMLATPSTGSYKEEQQCLAWKRLLTFEKGNPQRIDVTAANRRITFTYEQCLMYLYHHPDVWYDYATWHAKNGSTDSAIKIFQRAVKALPGSEVLKYAFAELEESVGAIQPAKTIYESLVAENSSMPSLAHIQFIRFLRRTEGIEAARKYFLEVRKLPSCTYHVYVAYATMSFCLDKDAKVAQNVFEVGLKRFMQEPGYVLEYADFLCRLNDDRNVRALFERALSLLPPEESVEVWKRFAQFEQIYGDLSSMLKVEQRRKEALSRTSEDVVSSLENTLYDVVSRYNYMDLWPCSSKELDYLSRQEWLAKNMSKKADRSVMLTSGGGSTLDKGTIGVGANAKLLPQSTKVIRPETSRMVIYDPRQMKGPVISATSSGYTKEVDEIFKMLSPPLMSFITNLPAIEGPSPDIDIVLSVLLQSTLPTGHDVGKPSAPVPGPATTDISGPRNQNGSVRRPPKRKAVERQEEEDAAAAAQSRAMPDIFRLRQIQRNRGGGPAQSGSAAMSSGSMFSGEQSANSSS; encoded by the exons ATGGACATCTACAACGTGGAGGCCGCCGAGATCCTCGCCCACGAGACCCTC AATCTCCCCATTGGCGAGGCCGCCCCCATCTACGAGAAGCTGCTAGCCACCTTCCCGACAGCG GCTAAGTACTGGAAGCAGTATGTGGAATCATACATTGTCACGAATGACGAGGAGACCGCCAAGCAGATATTCAGCAGATGCTTGCTCACCTGCCCTCATATTAATCTCTG GCGTTGTTACATCAACTTTATTAAAAAAGTAAACAGCAAAAGGGGCTCTGAGGGTCTGGAAGAGACAAAAAAGGCTTTTGATTTCATGCTTAACTATGTCG GCAATGATGTGGCATCTGGCCCCGTTTGGATGGAGTACATTGCATTCTTGAAGTCAATGCCG GTTATGACGCCCCAGGAAGAGTCACACCGCATGACTACTATACGTAAAGTATATCAGAAGGCAATTTTAGTTCCAACTAGTCATGTCGAGCAGCTATGGAAGGATTATGATAACTTCGAAAATTCAGTTAGCCGCACCTTG GCAAAAGGCTTGCTATCTGAGTATCAACCGAAGTTTAACAGTGCTAAGGCTGTATATAGAGAGCGTAAGAAGTATATTGATGATATTGATTGGAACATGCTGGCCACCCCCTCTACAGGCTCCTACAAG GAAGAGCAACAGTGTTTGGCATGGAAAAGACTTCTGACATTCGAGAA GGGGAATCCTCAAAGAATTGATGTTACAGCTGCTAATAGGCGTATTACCTTTACTTATGAGCAA TGCCTAATGTATCTATACCATCATCCTGATGTATGGTATGATTATGCTACATGGCATGCAAAGAATGGTTCTACGGATTCTGCAATCAAAATATTTCAGCGTGCTGTAAAAGCACTCCCTG GTTCTGAAGTACTAAAATATGCCTTTGCTGAACTGGAAGAGTCTGTAGGGGCGATCCAG CCTGCTAAGACAATATACGAGTCTCTTGTAGCTGAAAATTCAAGCATGCCATCACTTGCACACATTCAG TTTATTCGGTTTCTAAGGAGAACAGAAGGCATTGAAGCAGCTCGCAAGTACTTTTTGGAAGTTCGGAAGTTGCCAAGCTGCACTTATCATGTCTATGTTGCATATGCTACAATGTCGTTTTGCCTCGACAAAGATGCGAAG GTGgctcaaaatgtttttgaagttgGTTTAAAGCGATTTATGCAAGAACCAGGATATGTCCTCGA ATATGCAGACTTCCTGTGTCGCTTAAACGATGATAGAAATGTACGTGCATTGTTTGAGCGAGCTCTGAGCTTACTTCCTCCTGAGGAATCCGTAGAG GTATGGAAACGATTTGCTCAATTTGAGCAGATTTATGGGGATTTGTCAAGCATGTTAAAG GTGGAACAAAGAAGGAAGGAAGCTTTATCTAGGACATCAGAAGATGTCGTATCGTCCTTAGAGAACACACTTTATGACGTTGTTTCTAGATATAATTATATGGATCTCTGGCCATGCTCATCAAAAGAATTGGATTACCTGTCAAGACAGGAG TGGCTTGCAAAGAACATGTCTAAGAAGGCTGACAGGTCAGTTATGTTAACTAGTGGTGGCGGTTCTACCTTAG ATAAAGGCACTATTGGAGTTGGTGCCAATGCGAAGTTATTGCCGCAGTCTACAAAAGTCATCCGTCCTGAGACTTCTCGAATGGTTATTTATGATCCTAGACAGATGAAAG GACCAGTGATTTCAGCCACATCCAGTGGGTACACAAAGGAGGTTGATGAAATATTCAAAATGCTTTCTCCACCACTCATGTCTTTCATCACAAATTTGCCTGCTATTGAAG GTCCATCACCAGATATAGACATTGTGCTTAGCGTTCTACTGCAAAGCACACTGCCAACAGGACATGATGTTGGCAAACCGTCTGCTCCAGTTCCTGGCCCTGCCACAACTGATATCTCAGGTCCCCGCAACCAAAATGGATCAGTTCGTAGACCTCCAAAAAGGAAGGCTGTTGAAA GGCAAGAGGAAGAAGACGCAGCAGCAGCTGCGCAGAGTCGAGCCATGCCAGATATATTCAGGCTCAGGCAGATCCAGAGGAACCGCGGTGGGGGCCCTGCTCAGTCTGGATCGGCGGCGATGTCCAGTGGAAGCATGTTTTCCGGGGAACAGTCAGCCAACAGCTCAAGCTAG